A single Bacillus sp. OxB-1 DNA region contains:
- the aspS gene encoding aspartate--tRNA ligase gives MQRTHYCGNLSEQQIGENVTLKGWVQRRRDLGGLIFVDVRDRTGIVQAVFNPDFSEEAHAVADKLRNEYVVELTGKVIEREEETKNPNLETGEIEIQVTELHIINEAKNPPFMIEDETDVGEDIRLKYRYLDLRRPQLAKTFKMRSDITKTVRNFLDDEGFLEVETPILTKSTPEGARDYLVPSRVHEGEFYALPQSPQLFKQLLMVSGFDRYYQIARCFRDEDLRADRQPEFTQIDMEMSFLSMEEILEMNERLMQKIMKDVKGIDIQIPFKRLPYDEAMARFGSDKPDTRFGLELIDVSETVKDTEMKVFANAIEAGGQVKLINVKGAAERYTRKEIDGFAEYAAIYGAKGLAWLKVDEEGMKGPIAKFFQGEEGEALRSAAEAEAGDLLLFVADKKSVVADALGALRLKFGKELGLIDESTFDFLWITDWPLFEYDEEDGRYYAAHHPFTRPSDVDELVNSPETVKAQAYDLVLNGYELGGGSLRIYERDVQEKMFKALGFTEEQAREQFGFLLDAFDYGTPPHGGIAFGLDRIVMILAGSTNLRDTIAFPKTASASDLLTAAPNTVDPAQLAELGIQIASKKN, from the coding sequence ATGCAACGAACACATTATTGCGGTAATCTATCGGAACAACAAATTGGAGAGAACGTGACATTGAAAGGTTGGGTGCAGCGACGACGGGACCTCGGCGGACTCATTTTCGTCGATGTCCGGGACCGGACGGGAATCGTCCAAGCGGTATTCAACCCGGACTTCTCCGAAGAGGCCCATGCAGTTGCGGATAAGCTTCGGAATGAATATGTTGTCGAGTTGACAGGCAAAGTCATCGAGCGGGAAGAAGAAACGAAGAACCCGAACTTGGAAACAGGGGAAATCGAGATTCAAGTGACGGAGCTGCATATCATCAATGAAGCGAAAAACCCGCCGTTCATGATTGAAGATGAAACGGACGTAGGTGAGGACATCCGTCTGAAATACCGTTACCTAGACTTACGCCGCCCTCAATTGGCGAAGACATTCAAAATGCGTTCGGATATTACAAAGACGGTCCGCAATTTCCTCGATGATGAAGGGTTCCTGGAAGTGGAAACCCCGATTTTGACAAAATCGACTCCGGAAGGCGCTCGTGACTATCTCGTACCAAGCCGCGTGCATGAAGGGGAATTCTATGCGCTTCCGCAATCCCCGCAACTGTTCAAGCAATTGCTGATGGTATCCGGGTTTGACCGTTATTACCAAATCGCACGCTGTTTCCGGGATGAGGACCTCCGTGCCGACCGTCAGCCGGAATTCACCCAAATCGATATGGAGATGAGCTTCCTGTCGATGGAAGAGATCTTGGAAATGAACGAGCGTCTCATGCAGAAAATCATGAAAGATGTAAAAGGGATCGATATTCAAATCCCGTTCAAACGTCTGCCTTATGATGAAGCGATGGCACGTTTTGGCTCCGACAAGCCGGATACACGTTTCGGCCTGGAATTGATTGACGTTTCGGAAACGGTGAAAGATACCGAGATGAAAGTGTTCGCGAATGCAATTGAAGCGGGCGGCCAAGTGAAACTGATCAACGTCAAAGGCGCAGCGGAACGTTACACGCGAAAAGAAATTGACGGGTTTGCCGAGTATGCGGCTATCTACGGAGCGAAAGGCCTTGCGTGGTTGAAAGTGGATGAAGAAGGAATGAAAGGGCCGATCGCGAAATTCTTCCAAGGAGAAGAAGGGGAAGCATTGCGTTCAGCGGCAGAAGCGGAAGCGGGAGACCTTCTGCTATTCGTAGCGGATAAGAAATCGGTTGTCGCGGATGCCCTTGGAGCCCTCCGTTTGAAATTCGGTAAAGAGCTCGGTTTGATCGACGAATCCACATTCGATTTCCTATGGATCACGGACTGGCCGCTATTCGAATACGACGAGGAAGATGGCCGCTATTATGCAGCGCATCATCCATTCACGAGGCCGTCCGACGTCGATGAACTTGTGAACAGCCCGGAAACTGTCAAAGCGCAAGCCTATGACCTTGTATTGAACGGTTATGAGCTGGGCGGCGGATCGCTTCGGATCTATGAACGCGACGTCCAGGAGAAAATGTTCAAAGCGCTCGGCTTCACGGAAGAACAAGCGAGGGAGCAATTCGGCTTCCTTCTCGATGCTTTTGATTACGGGACGCCTCCGCATGGGGGAATCGCCTTCGGTCTGGACCGGATCGTCATGATCCTCGCTGGTTCGACAAACTTGCGGGATACGATCGCATTCCCGAAAACTGCAAGCGCCAGCGATCTGCTCACAGCCGCTCCGAATACAGTGGATCCCGCCCAACTTGCGGAACTCGGCATCCAAATCGCATCGAAGAAGAATTGA
- the hisS gene encoding histidine--tRNA ligase: MNFKVPRGTQDILPSESWKWRQVEQIIDELCDVYRYKEIRTPIFEQTELFQRLVGDTTDVVQKEMYTFTDKGDRSLTLRPEGTAPVVRSFVENKMFGYPDQPVKLYYTGPMFRYERQQAGRYRQFVQFGAEAIGSADPAIDAELIALAMDVYKRAGLTKLKLVINSLGDTECRAGHRKALVAHFEPHIGEFCADCQSRLQKNPLRILDCKVDSKHPLMASAPSLADYLNEESIRYFEAVKSYLEDAGIDYEVDANLVRGLDYYNHTAFEIMSTSEGFGAITTLCGGGRYNGLAEEIGGPSAPGIGFAMSIERLLLAMEAEGVAFEDPSELDVYIVTLGDAARHPGFNLLRELRAAGIRSDMDYMDRKMKAQMKSADRLDAKIVLVIGEDEVAEKVVQMKNMAEGTQEKVAHADILTMLQEKLN; this comes from the coding sequence ATGAATTTCAAAGTGCCAAGAGGAACGCAAGACATCTTGCCTTCCGAATCATGGAAATGGCGGCAGGTCGAACAAATCATCGATGAATTATGCGATGTGTACCGTTACAAGGAAATCCGGACGCCGATTTTCGAACAGACGGAACTTTTTCAGCGGCTCGTCGGTGACACGACAGATGTCGTGCAGAAAGAGATGTACACCTTTACGGACAAAGGGGACCGTTCACTGACACTCCGGCCGGAAGGGACCGCTCCTGTCGTCCGCTCCTTTGTGGAAAACAAGATGTTCGGCTATCCCGACCAGCCGGTCAAACTCTATTACACGGGTCCGATGTTCCGCTATGAACGTCAGCAAGCAGGCCGCTACCGCCAGTTCGTCCAATTCGGTGCAGAGGCGATCGGCAGTGCGGATCCCGCTATCGACGCCGAATTGATCGCTCTGGCGATGGATGTCTACAAGCGGGCCGGATTGACGAAGTTGAAGCTCGTCATCAATTCGCTTGGCGACACGGAATGCCGGGCGGGGCACCGGAAAGCGCTTGTTGCGCATTTTGAGCCGCATATCGGCGAGTTCTGCGCGGATTGCCAATCGCGACTCCAGAAGAATCCGCTCCGCATCCTCGATTGCAAAGTGGACAGCAAACATCCGTTGATGGCGAGTGCCCCATCTTTAGCGGATTATTTGAACGAGGAGTCCATACGTTATTTTGAAGCGGTGAAAAGCTATTTGGAAGACGCCGGCATCGACTATGAAGTGGACGCGAACTTGGTGCGGGGCCTGGATTATTATAATCATACGGCATTTGAAATCATGAGCACATCCGAAGGGTTCGGCGCCATCACGACATTATGCGGCGGGGGCCGGTACAACGGATTGGCTGAGGAGATCGGCGGGCCATCCGCGCCGGGGATCGGCTTTGCGATGAGCATCGAGCGCCTTCTCCTTGCGATGGAAGCGGAAGGGGTCGCGTTCGAAGATCCATCCGAACTGGACGTCTATATCGTCACGCTTGGCGATGCAGCACGCCATCCGGGATTCAACTTGCTCCGTGAATTGCGCGCAGCAGGAATCCGTTCGGATATGGATTACATGGACCGGAAAATGAAAGCGCAGATGAAATCGGCGGATCGGCTGGACGCAAAGATCGTCCTTGTCATCGGGGAAGACGAAGTCGCGGAAAAAGTGGTCCAAATGAAAAACATGGCGGAAGGTACACAAGAGAAAGTGGCCCATGCCGATATTTTGACAATGCTACAAGAGAAGTTGAACTAA
- a CDS encoding SH3 domain-containing protein: protein MNKRIISLTVLFSLLLFVHSIQANENEVIVDAPSLHIRSGPGLTYDVIGSLKKGDRVKVHSASDDWYEISIGNGNGWIASWLTVPENQSSAEQTTIVSQVDALNIRTGPSVESAVLGRLQAGDEGIRIDQDGNWAKIAANGLEGWVHMDYITESSPQPKENNGYPGEGAAEEPEPAPPKGPSASKEIQPDTYLVSVNALHVRKKADQSSKQIGTIQRGETYAIKEIQGNWVRIVLDKKKEGWVYSFHGTLLASETEPHSTENPDGAGGAVVTILTDGTNIRQAATTSSEIVRRADAGEKFRILEEKDNWYTIELPSGEPAYVANWVVSTDEERIIAENTGKKKAERVPGTLKGLTIVIDPGHGGNDRGTTGARGTDEKGLTMLTSELLAAKLKAAGADVIMTREADTYVSLRKRVAVSHQHEADAFVSIHYDANPDASIHGFTTYYTRSAHQQLAAAVNDGLASTVPLRNRGAQPGNFLVLRENRQNAILIELGFLSNPNEERIVSADLFREQATHGIYKGLLDYFNEN from the coding sequence ATGAACAAACGGATTATTTCGCTCACAGTTCTCTTCAGTTTGTTGCTGTTTGTGCACTCCATACAGGCGAATGAAAACGAAGTCATTGTGGACGCTCCTTCATTGCATATCCGCTCAGGACCAGGACTTACCTACGATGTGATCGGTTCATTGAAAAAAGGCGATCGTGTGAAAGTCCACTCCGCATCTGATGATTGGTATGAAATCAGTATCGGGAATGGTAACGGATGGATCGCCTCTTGGCTGACAGTTCCGGAAAATCAATCATCCGCTGAACAGACCACCATCGTTTCGCAAGTGGATGCCTTGAATATTCGTACGGGGCCTTCCGTAGAGTCGGCAGTCCTCGGACGATTGCAGGCTGGAGATGAAGGAATCCGAATCGACCAGGACGGCAACTGGGCAAAGATTGCGGCGAACGGCTTGGAAGGTTGGGTCCATATGGATTACATTACGGAGTCCAGTCCCCAGCCGAAAGAGAATAACGGGTATCCAGGAGAAGGAGCAGCCGAAGAACCGGAACCCGCTCCGCCCAAGGGTCCATCCGCCTCCAAGGAAATCCAGCCAGATACATACCTAGTCTCGGTCAATGCACTCCATGTACGAAAAAAAGCAGATCAGTCCTCCAAGCAGATCGGCACGATTCAGCGGGGAGAAACTTACGCCATCAAGGAAATCCAGGGCAACTGGGTCCGGATCGTGCTTGATAAGAAGAAGGAGGGCTGGGTCTATTCATTCCATGGGACATTGCTAGCTTCCGAGACGGAGCCACATTCAACAGAAAATCCGGACGGCGCTGGCGGGGCCGTGGTGACGATTTTGACAGATGGCACGAATATCCGGCAAGCTGCCACCACTTCCTCGGAGATTGTCAGACGAGCGGATGCCGGGGAGAAATTCCGCATTTTGGAAGAAAAGGACAATTGGTACACGATCGAGTTGCCTTCGGGAGAGCCCGCCTATGTCGCCAATTGGGTCGTTTCAACGGATGAAGAACGGATCATCGCCGAAAACACCGGAAAGAAAAAAGCCGAGCGCGTTCCCGGTACATTGAAAGGGCTCACCATCGTCATCGATCCGGGGCACGGGGGAAATGACAGAGGAACGACAGGCGCACGTGGAACTGATGAAAAAGGGCTTACCATGTTGACGTCAGAACTGCTGGCGGCGAAGTTGAAAGCCGCCGGGGCAGATGTCATCATGACAAGGGAAGCGGATACTTACGTATCTCTACGAAAACGGGTGGCCGTCAGCCATCAGCATGAGGCGGATGCCTTCGTCAGTATCCATTATGACGCCAACCCCGATGCGTCCATCCACGGGTTCACCACTTACTACACCCGTTCGGCCCATCAACAATTGGCTGCAGCGGTGAACGACGGACTGGCATCCACTGTGCCGTTGCGGAATCGCGGGGCCCAACCGGGTAATTTCCTCGTACTGCGCGAAAACCGGCAAAATGCCATATTGATCGAGCTTGGCTTCCTGTCGAACCCGAACGAGGAACGGATCGTCTCTGCCGACCTATTCCGTGAGCAAGCGACACATGGGATTTACAAAGGATTGCTTGACTACTTTAATGAAAACTGA
- the dtd gene encoding D-aminoacyl-tRNA deacylase, translating into MRVVLQRSGPATVRVDGEVTGSIEKGYVLLVGITHSDTEADMEYVAKKIAGLRLWEDEEGKMNRSIEEVDGAILSVSQFTLYGDVRKGRRPSFIEAARPEQAEPLWHYFNDRLREKGLKVETGVFGAMMDVELLNDGPVTIIVESK; encoded by the coding sequence GTGAGAGTCGTGCTGCAAAGGTCCGGTCCGGCAACCGTCCGCGTTGACGGGGAAGTGACCGGTTCAATTGAAAAGGGATATGTCCTGCTCGTCGGCATAACCCATTCGGATACTGAAGCGGATATGGAGTATGTTGCGAAGAAAATAGCGGGCCTCCGTCTATGGGAAGATGAAGAGGGGAAAATGAACCGCTCCATCGAGGAAGTGGACGGCGCCATCCTATCCGTTTCCCAGTTCACCTTATACGGGGATGTGAGAAAAGGGCGGCGTCCCAGCTTCATCGAGGCGGCCCGTCCGGAGCAAGCCGAACCGCTCTGGCATTATTTCAACGATCGGTTGCGGGAGAAAGGCTTGAAGGTGGAGACCGGCGTTTTCGGCGCCATGATGGACGTCGAACTGCTGAACGATGGTCCTGTCACAATCATTGTAGAATCCAAATGA
- a CDS encoding RelA/SpoT family protein: MAKNRDMTADDIFELVSSYMNEEHVEFVKKAYEAAKSAHEGQFRSSGEPYILHPVQVAGILAELQMDPETVAAGFLHDVVEDTSVSREDIIREFGEEVALLVDGVTKLEKLKYKSKEEKQAENHRKMFVAMAQDIRVILIKLADRLHNMRTLKHVSEEKQRRVAAETLEIFAPLAHRLGISAIKWELEDIALRYLKPQQYYRIVNLMKRKRVEREKYLEDVMDTIRSEIKAVGIEADISGRPKHLYSIYRKMAMQQKEFNEIYDLLAVRILVSSIKDCYAVLGIIHTLWKPMPGRFKDYIAMPKQNLYQSIHTTVVGPAGDPLEVQIRTEEMHKISEFGVAAHWAYKEGKSTNRNPSDIDSKLTWFREILEFQNESSNAEEFMESLKFDLFSDMVYVFTPDGDVIELPASSVTIDFAYRVHSEVGNRTIGAKVNGKIVPLDTELHTGDIVEILTSNQSFGPSRDWLKIANTSQAKNKIRQYFKKQLREENITKGREMIEREIKAQDYDLKEILTPENMNRAIEKFSFTSEEDMYAAVGFNGITAQQVVNRMAEKIRRKREEQDTIDKIVSDMNSPQHQKTTESGVIVKGIENLLIRLSKCCNPVPGDSIVGFITKGRGVSVHRTDCPNIHAEEEEDSDRLIDVEWAIGQSNVKKEFHVDIEISAFDRQGLLNEVMMVVADTKTPIVAVSGKADKDKIARIHMTIKITDITHLYRIVDRIKQIPDIYSVQRVIN, translated from the coding sequence ATGGCGAAAAATCGTGACATGACAGCGGACGACATATTTGAGTTGGTCTCCTCGTACATGAATGAAGAACACGTCGAATTTGTCAAGAAAGCATATGAAGCCGCTAAGTCTGCACACGAAGGACAATTTAGAAGTTCAGGAGAGCCGTATATTCTCCATCCCGTCCAGGTGGCGGGTATTCTAGCTGAATTGCAAATGGATCCTGAAACGGTCGCGGCCGGGTTCCTCCATGATGTTGTAGAGGATACGAGCGTCAGCAGGGAAGACATCATCCGGGAATTCGGGGAAGAAGTCGCACTGCTCGTGGACGGGGTGACCAAGCTGGAAAAATTGAAATATAAATCGAAAGAAGAGAAACAAGCCGAAAACCATCGTAAAATGTTTGTCGCGATGGCCCAAGACATCCGCGTCATCTTGATCAAATTGGCGGACCGGCTCCATAATATGCGGACGTTGAAGCATGTATCGGAAGAGAAGCAGCGTCGTGTAGCGGCGGAAACGCTCGAAATTTTCGCTCCATTAGCCCATCGACTAGGAATCTCGGCAATCAAATGGGAATTGGAAGATATCGCCCTCCGTTATTTGAAACCGCAGCAATATTACCGCATCGTGAACTTGATGAAGCGGAAACGGGTGGAAAGGGAAAAGTATTTGGAAGATGTCATGGACACGATCCGATCTGAAATTAAAGCAGTCGGAATCGAAGCCGATATTTCCGGACGTCCGAAGCATCTTTATTCCATTTACAGAAAAATGGCGATGCAGCAAAAAGAGTTCAATGAGATTTATGATCTGCTCGCTGTACGGATTCTTGTCTCCAGCATCAAGGACTGCTATGCCGTCTTAGGCATCATTCATACACTTTGGAAACCGATGCCCGGAAGATTCAAAGATTATATCGCCATGCCAAAGCAAAACTTATACCAATCGATCCATACGACTGTCGTCGGTCCGGCAGGGGATCCGCTGGAAGTCCAGATCCGGACGGAAGAGATGCACAAAATTTCCGAGTTCGGTGTGGCGGCGCATTGGGCTTATAAAGAAGGGAAGTCCACAAATAGAAATCCGAGCGATATCGATTCGAAACTGACATGGTTCCGGGAAATCCTCGAGTTCCAAAACGAATCTTCCAATGCTGAAGAGTTCATGGAATCATTGAAATTCGATTTATTCTCCGATATGGTCTATGTCTTCACGCCCGATGGGGATGTCATTGAGCTGCCGGCCAGTTCCGTGACGATCGACTTTGCCTATCGCGTCCACTCGGAAGTCGGCAACCGGACAATCGGGGCGAAGGTGAACGGAAAAATCGTACCGCTCGATACCGAGCTACATACAGGAGATATTGTCGAAATATTAACTTCCAATCAATCATTCGGACCAAGCCGGGATTGGTTGAAGATCGCAAATACGTCTCAAGCGAAAAACAAGATCAGGCAATACTTCAAAAAGCAGCTGCGGGAAGAGAATATTACTAAAGGCCGAGAGATGATCGAAAGAGAAATCAAAGCGCAAGATTACGACCTCAAAGAAATCTTGACGCCGGAAAATATGAATCGGGCGATTGAAAAGTTCAGCTTCACCTCGGAAGAAGATATGTACGCCGCTGTAGGCTTTAACGGCATCACGGCGCAGCAAGTGGTAAACCGGATGGCGGAAAAAATACGGAGAAAACGGGAAGAGCAAGATACAATCGATAAAATCGTTTCCGACATGAATTCCCCGCAACACCAAAAAACGACGGAATCGGGGGTCATTGTCAAAGGAATCGAAAACTTGCTCATCCGGTTGTCGAAATGCTGCAACCCAGTCCCAGGCGATTCGATTGTCGGCTTCATTACAAAAGGCCGGGGAGTGTCGGTGCACCGGACCGATTGTCCCAACATTCACGCGGAAGAGGAAGAGGACAGCGACCGGCTGATCGACGTTGAATGGGCGATCGGTCAATCGAACGTCAAAAAAGAGTTCCATGTCGACATCGAGATTTCCGCATTTGACCGACAAGGCTTGCTGAATGAAGTGATGATGGTCGTGGCGGATACGAAGACGCCGATTGTCGCCGTAAGCGGCAAGGCCGATAAGGATAAAATCGCCAGGATTCATATGACTATAAAGATCACGGATATTACCCATCTGTACCGGATCGTAGACCGGATTAAGCAAATCCCGGATATTTATTCCGTACAACGGGTCATTAACTGA
- a CDS encoding adenine phosphoribosyltransferase, with amino-acid sequence MDLKQYVTLVPDYPKEGISFKDISTIMDNGKAYKYATDEIVKYAKEVGTDIIVGPEARGFIIGCPVAYALEVGFAPVRKPGKLPRETIAVEYDLEYGKDTLTIHKDAIQPGQRVLIVDDLLATGGTVGATIQLVEKLGGIVAGCAFIIELSYLNGREKLQGYDTRSLITY; translated from the coding sequence ATGGATTTGAAACAATATGTAACGCTTGTCCCGGATTATCCAAAAGAAGGGATCAGCTTTAAAGATATCTCAACGATCATGGATAATGGCAAAGCTTATAAATATGCTACGGATGAAATCGTCAAGTATGCGAAAGAGGTAGGGACGGACATTATCGTTGGCCCGGAAGCAAGGGGCTTCATCATCGGTTGTCCGGTAGCGTATGCGTTGGAAGTCGGCTTTGCTCCGGTCCGCAAGCCTGGCAAATTGCCGCGCGAAACCATCGCGGTGGAATATGATCTGGAATACGGAAAAGATACGTTGACAATCCATAAAGATGCCATCCAACCAGGACAGCGCGTCTTGATTGTCGATGATTTGTTGGCAACCGGCGGGACAGTCGGCGCGACCATCCAATTGGTGGAGAAGCTGGGCGGCATTGTGGCGGGTTGCGCATTCATCATTGAGCTTTCCTATTTGAACGGACGTGAAAAACTGCAAGGTTATGATACACGCTCGTTAATCACCTATTAA
- the recJ gene encoding single-stranded-DNA-specific exonuclease RecJ, whose translation MIESKKRWTISRPDDEIVKTLQSTLGIPSVHAKILAARGITDPTEAKAFLHMDETCLHDPFLFHDMDKAVKIIGRAISEQKKIVVYGDYDADGVTSVSVLTTALERLGADVFFAIPDRFKHGYGPNRELFEELHEQGASLIITVDNGISGIGQIAHAKSLGMDVIITDHHEIGETMPAADAVIHPRHPEGSYPFGELAGVGVAFKLACALLGEIPHDLIELVAIGTVADLVPLRDENRYLVKEGIRRMRRSTRPAIQALARVAGAEQAGLNEESIGFTIGPRINAAGRLGDAKPAVDLLKTDDEGVAMALAEQLDSLNKERQAIVSNITKEAERMISDTYGDKIPYVFVIAGEGWNPGVVGIVASRLTEKYHRPSIVLSLDSEAGTAKGSARSISGFDLFGELSKNTNLLPHFGGHQMAAGMSLAIEDIDDLRQNLNAQAAEVLTEQMLIPEKVIDVPLKLEEINVDVLESLEILRPFGMSFEKPAYMIEKLTTATVRQIGADKNHLKLELQDGEWKLDAIGFRFGHMADHMTPDITLSLVGDLQVNEWNGHKKPQLLIEDVRSDDWQLFDLRGIREPSRWLPKIPLKHTLFVAFRDRTISRLPSTMQGISVLHYGKDQLKEAENVVLLDMPNAKTELEHVIQTIVPDRIYAHLHEPESKYFDGIPGRDQFGWFYTFLKKRGSFDMNQNADLLTKHMGWKKDTVYFMSQVFSELGFVKIENGVASVVETADKRDLAEAPSYRQRQRQIELEKRLLYASYFELKQWFETIRNGIDREE comes from the coding sequence TTGATTGAATCAAAGAAAAGATGGACGATTAGTAGGCCGGATGACGAGATTGTCAAAACGCTGCAATCGACTCTCGGTATTCCATCTGTCCACGCCAAAATCCTGGCTGCCCGTGGGATTACAGACCCGACCGAGGCGAAAGCTTTTTTACATATGGATGAAACTTGCTTGCATGACCCGTTTTTATTTCACGATATGGACAAAGCGGTCAAGATCATCGGCCGTGCCATTTCCGAACAGAAGAAGATTGTCGTCTATGGGGACTATGATGCGGATGGCGTGACGAGTGTCTCCGTCTTGACGACGGCATTGGAACGACTGGGGGCAGATGTCTTCTTCGCCATTCCAGACCGCTTTAAACACGGCTACGGGCCGAATCGGGAGCTGTTCGAGGAATTGCATGAGCAAGGGGCATCGCTCATTATCACAGTCGATAACGGAATTTCCGGAATCGGTCAGATCGCCCATGCCAAATCGCTCGGTATGGACGTGATCATCACCGACCACCATGAAATCGGGGAAACGATGCCGGCAGCGGATGCTGTCATCCATCCCCGGCACCCGGAAGGCTCCTATCCGTTCGGTGAATTGGCCGGCGTCGGGGTGGCGTTCAAATTGGCCTGTGCCTTGCTCGGCGAAATCCCACATGACTTGATCGAGCTTGTCGCAATCGGCACGGTGGCCGACCTGGTGCCGCTTCGGGACGAAAACCGCTATTTGGTCAAAGAGGGGATCCGTCGCATGCGCCGCTCCACACGTCCGGCCATCCAGGCGCTTGCCCGTGTGGCAGGTGCGGAGCAAGCCGGGTTGAATGAAGAATCGATCGGTTTCACGATCGGCCCTCGAATCAATGCGGCAGGACGCTTGGGCGATGCAAAACCCGCTGTCGATCTTCTGAAAACGGACGATGAGGGGGTTGCCATGGCATTGGCCGAGCAACTGGACTCGTTGAACAAAGAAAGGCAAGCCATCGTTTCGAATATCACAAAGGAAGCGGAGCGGATGATCTCCGACACCTACGGGGACAAGATCCCATACGTATTCGTCATAGCGGGCGAGGGATGGAATCCGGGTGTCGTCGGAATCGTCGCCAGCCGGTTGACGGAGAAATATCATCGGCCTTCCATCGTCCTTTCATTGGATTCGGAAGCGGGCACGGCAAAAGGGTCGGCCCGCAGTATTTCGGGATTCGACTTGTTCGGGGAACTGTCAAAAAATACGAATCTACTGCCGCATTTCGGAGGCCATCAAATGGCGGCCGGCATGTCCCTGGCGATCGAAGATATCGACGACCTGCGCCAAAATTTGAATGCCCAAGCGGCGGAAGTTCTGACGGAACAGATGTTGATTCCCGAAAAAGTGATCGATGTCCCGTTAAAGTTGGAAGAGATCAATGTGGATGTGCTGGAATCGCTTGAAATCCTCCGACCTTTCGGAATGAGTTTCGAAAAGCCGGCTTATATGATCGAAAAGTTGACGACTGCAACCGTACGGCAAATCGGGGCGGATAAAAACCATTTGAAGCTGGAACTGCAGGATGGGGAGTGGAAGCTGGACGCGATCGGTTTCCGGTTTGGCCATATGGCGGATCATATGACACCGGACATCACGTTGTCCCTCGTCGGTGACTTGCAGGTGAATGAATGGAACGGCCATAAAAAGCCGCAGTTGTTGATCGAAGACGTCCGTTCGGATGACTGGCAGTTATTCGATTTGCGCGGCATCCGGGAACCGTCCCGTTGGCTTCCGAAAATTCCGCTGAAGCATACCTTATTTGTCGCGTTCCGGGATCGGACCATTTCCCGCCTCCCGTCTACGATGCAAGGAATTTCCGTCCTTCATTATGGGAAAGATCAATTAAAGGAAGCGGAAAATGTTGTCTTGCTCGATATGCCGAATGCCAAGACGGAATTGGAACATGTCATCCAGACGATTGTGCCCGACCGGATCTATGCCCATCTGCATGAGCCTGAATCGAAGTATTTCGACGGGATTCCGGGCCGTGATCAGTTCGGATGGTTTTACACCTTTTTGAAAAAACGGGGCAGTTTCGATATGAACCAAAACGCGGATCTGCTGACCAAACATATGGGTTGGAAAAAGGATACGGTTTATTTCATGTCTCAGGTGTTTTCCGAGCTTGGATTTGTTAAGATAGAGAATGGCGTGGCTTCCGTCGTGGAAACTGCCGACAAGCGGGATTTAGCGGAAGCGCCGTCTTATCGACAGAGACAACGGCAAATCGAATTGGAAAAAAGATTGCTTTATGCATCCTATTTCGAGTTGAAGCAATGGTTCGAGACGATCCGGAATGGGATCGACAGGGAGGAATAA
- a CDS encoding LapA family protein: MKFQWTLLFGLLFAILIAVFAVFNVDSVEVNYVFGTAMWPLVLVILGSALLGALTSGFVAIFRSYRSNRRIKELQKELAAKETTIAAQQNEIAGLQRYYKPFEPESVDLNEKAAE, encoded by the coding sequence GTGAAATTCCAATGGACTCTGTTATTCGGACTTTTATTTGCGATTTTGATTGCCGTCTTCGCTGTTTTCAATGTGGATTCGGTCGAAGTGAATTATGTTTTTGGTACAGCGATGTGGCCGCTCGTCTTGGTCATTTTGGGATCGGCCCTGCTCGGTGCGTTGACAAGCGGGTTTGTTGCCATCTTCCGCTCCTACCGCTCCAACCGCCGTATCAAAGAATTGCAGAAAGAGCTGGCGGCCAAGGAAACGACCATTGCCGCGCAGCAAAATGAAATTGCCGGCCTTCAACGATATTACAAACCATTCGAACCGGAATCCGTCGACCTCAACGAAAAAGCTGCAGAATGA